From one Kwoniella dejecticola CBS 10117 chromosome 2, complete sequence genomic stretch:
- a CDS encoding 3-deoxy-7-phosphoheptulonate synthase, which yields MSHGTPSPDRNRPLDDRKVTGYDPLIPPALLRHDLPVPAVANKTISAARRTAASIVQGTDPLSRLLVIVGPCSIHDVDQAKEYASRLRKGVQEGRWPGLEVVMRVYFEKPRTTVGWKGLINDPDINNSFSINKGLRIARQLLCDINEMGMPVGCELLDTISPQFIADLITWGAIGARTTESQLHRELASGASFPIGFKNGTDGSVGVAIDAMQSASHPHNFMGINSQGMASIVKTSGNRDCHVILRGGTHGPNYASEHVQKALTTMRTKNADTFASIMVDCSHGNSSKNHLNQPKVAADVADQIAAGEEGITGIMFESNLKGGKQSSDKPRDQLEYGVSITDACVDWEMTVDMLDVLNKASLARRAIVYAKHSNGNGEVPAVKKLKTDE from the exons ATGTCTCACGGAACTCCATCTCCGGATAGGAACAGACCTCTAGACGACCGAAAAGTCACTGGT TACGACCCCTTGATCCCTCCTGCATTACTTCGACATGACCTCCCTGTACCTGCCGTAGCGAATAAGACCATCTCTGCCGCTCGACGAACAGCCGCTTCGATCGTACAAGGTACAGACCCCTTGTCGAGATTATTGGTCATTGTCGGACCGTGCAGTATACATGATGTGGACCAAGCCAAAGAGTACGCCTCGAGATTGAGAAAGGGAGTGCAGGAAGGTAGATGGCCTGGATTGGAGGTTGTCATGCGTGTATACTT CGAAAAGCCACGAACGACCGTGGGCTGGAAAGGATTGATCAACGATCCAGACATCAACAATTCTTTCTCAATCAACAAGGGTCTTCGGATCGCTAGACAATTGTTATGCGATATCAACGAGATGGGTATGCCCGTAGGATGCGAGTTACTCGATACTatcag TCCCCAGTTCATCGCAGACCTGATAACTTGGGGAGCTATTGGCGCACGGACCACCGAATCCCAATTACATCGAGAACTCGCATCCGGGGCCTCTTTCCCTATAGGTTTCAAGAACGGTACCGACGGTTCAGTCGGTGTAGCTATCGATGCCATGCAATCCGCTTCTCACCCGCACAACTTCATGGGTATCAACTCGCAAGGTATGGCCAGTATCGTCAAGACTTCAGGTAATAGAGACTGTCACGTCATCTTGAGAGGTGGTACACACGGACCCAACTACGC CTCCGAGCACGTGCAAAAAGCACTGACCACGATGCGAACGAAAAACGCAGACACCTTCGCTTCTATAATGGTTGATTGCTCGCATGGGAACTCGTCGAAGAACCACCTAAACCAACCTAAAGTAGCGGCCGATGTCGCTGATCAAATCGCGGCTGGTGAGGAGGGTATCACTGGTATCAT GTTCGAGAGTAATTTGAAAGGCGGAAAACAAAGCTCGGACAAACCTAGAGACCAACTGGAATACGGTGTATCCATCACTGATG CCTGTGTCGATTGGGAGATGACTGTTGATATGCTCGACGTCCTCAACAAGGCTTCCCTCGCTAGACGTGCTATAGTGTATGCTAAGCACAGTAATGGGAATGGCGAGGTGCCCGCTgtgaagaagctcaagacTGACGAGTAG
- a CDS encoding nucleolar GTP-binding protein 2, with amino-acid sequence MAKGKNHDRKANPGFGKQKLKSGSAGGEFSIKHVKGENFYRDAKAASRVKMLNGGKAVRDKDGKIIEAAAFQKTEKETEPGRVKPDRRWFGNTRVISQTALDHFRTALKEQKSDPYSVLLRRNKLPMGLLEDESKMGGKRSHIVETEPFSNTFGPKAQRKRPRLDIGSLEELGEASNAADVAAAEGESSQNGTADLADIYHPTTSTAREPIYQKGTSRRIWGELYKVLDSSDVVIHVLDARDPLGTRCKPVVEYLRKEKAHKHLVYVLNKVDLVPTWVTARWVKHLSLSAPTIAFHASINNSFGKGSLIQLLRQFSVLHSDKKQISIGFIGYPNVGKSSIINTLKKKKVCTVAPIPGETKVWQYITLMRRIYLIDCPGIVPVSAKDSDTDTVLKGVVRVENLATPAEHIPQLLERVRPEYIERTYGLEHKEGGWHGESGATILLSAIAKKSGKLLKGGEPDQESAAKMILNDWIRGKIPFFVPPPAKEAAVGEGAAPAEDVVNQAQAQEDKEAQEMLEEQERSLGKILGEKRVKGVDQAISKIVTMPKFIGEDARRYKEEEKVKDVDMAEVSEDAEGSQEDDEEGDEEDDDDEEDGELAWDDIFPGNAGPSKFADLPVDEEDEEDEDEVDEEDDDENDDEGEDDDDDEEDTVAIEFSEPSSKKAGKRKAVEVEAEDDTEEGATRAKKEKRKTTNKKKAENFYSHANVKNRNRDKKIPKNPHKRYREDEEPTGKKRPKSKKY; translated from the exons ATGGCAAAAGGGAAGAACCATGATCGTAAGGCCAATCCAGGCTTCGGCAAACAGAAGCTCAAGTCTGGATCGGCTGGTGGGGAGTTCTCCATCAAGCATGTGAAGG GTGAAAATTTCTACCGAGATGCCAAAGCGGCTTCCCGAGTGAAGATGCTCAACGGTGGAAAAGCTGTCCGAGAcaaagatgggaagatcatcgaagctgccgCATTCCAAAAGACGGAGAAAGAGACTGAGCCAGGAAGAGTCAAACCTGATAGAAGGTGGTTCGGAAACACTCGAGTCATCTCCCAGACCGCCCTCGACCATTTCAGGACGGCATTGAAAGAGCAGAAATCGGATCCGTACTCTGTCTTGTTGAGGCGGAATAAATTACCGATGGGTCTGTTAGAGGATGAATCTAAAATGGGCGGTAAA CGGTCGCACATCGTAGAGACTGAACCATTCTCAAATACCTTCGGACCCAAAGCGCAGCGAAAGAGACCTCGACTTGACATAGGAAGCTTAGAAGAGCTTGGTGAAGCGTCTAATGCCGCCGAtgtagctgctgctgaaggtgAATCATCAC AAAACGGAACAGCCGACTTGGCAGATATATACCATCCGACAACTTCAACAGCAAGAGAACCAATATACCAGAAAGGTACTTCGCGACGTATCTGGGGAGAGCTCTACAAAGTGCTCGATTCTTCCGACGTGGTCATTCACGTGCTCGATGCTCGTGATCCCCTCGGTACGAGGTGTAAGCCCGTAGTAGAGTATCTACGGAAAGAAAAAGCCCACAAGCACTTGGTATATGTCCTGAACAAGGTCGACCTGGTCCCTACTTGGGTCACT GCTCGATGGGTAAAACATCTATCGTTGTCAGCACCAACCATCGCATTCCATGCATCCATCAACAATTCGTTCGGTAAAGGATCCctcatccaacttcttcgacAATTTTCAGTTTTGCATTCAGACAAGAAACAAATTTCCATCGGGTTCATCGGATACCCCAACGTCGGCAAATCCAGTATAATCAACActctgaagaagaagaaagtctGTACCGTCGCACCTATACCTGGAGAAACCAAAGTCTGGCAATATATCACcctgatgaggaggatttACTTGATCGATTGTCCGGGTATCGTCCCTGTCTCAGCGAAGGATTCGGATACCGACACCGTACTTAAAGGTGTGGTCCGAGTCGAAAATTTAGCTACCCCTGCCGAACATATACCTCAATTGCTTGAGCGGGTCCGACCTGAATACATCGAAAGGACATATGGCTTGGAGCACAAAGAAGGTGGATGGCACGGCGAATCAGGAGCCACGATCTTGCTCAGTGCGATCGCGAAGAAGTCTGGGAAGTTGTTGAAAGGAGGTGAACCAGATCAAGAGTCGGCTGCTAAGATGATATTGAACGATTGGATCCGAGGCAAAATCCCTTTCTTCGTGCCTCCTCCAGCCAAGGAGGCTGCTGTCGGAGAGGGTGCCGCTCCTGCAGAAGACGTGGTCaaccaagctcaagctcaggaaGATAAGGAAGCCCAAGAGATGttggaagaacaagaacgatCCTTGGGTAAGATACTGGGCGAAAAACGAGTCAAAGGTGTCGATCAAGCTATTAGTAAGATCGTTACCATGCCTAAATTCATTGGCGAGGATGCTAGGCGatacaaggaagaagagaaagttAAAGATGTCGATATGGCCGAAGTATctgaagatgctgaaggcTCGcaagaggacgacgaggagggtgatgaggaggatgatgatgatgaagaggatggcGAGCTCGCTTGGGACGATATCTTCCCTGGAAACGCTGGGCCATCCAAATTCGCAGATCTACctgtggatgaggaggatgaggaagacgaggatgaagttgacgaagaggatgacgatgaaaatgatgacgagggtgaagatgacgatgatgatgaggaagataccGTCGCCATCGAATTCTCCGAACCGTCAAGTAAGAAAGCAGGCAAACGAAAAGccgtcgaagttgaagcGGAGGACGACACAGAGGAGGGAGCTACTCGggcaaagaaggagaaacgaAAGACCaccaacaagaagaaggccgagaACTTCTATTCGCACGCCAATGTGAAAAACAGGAATAGGGATAAGAAGATCCCTAAAAACCCTCATAAGCGATATagagaggacgaagagccGACGGGGAAGAAGCGTCCCAAGAGTAAGAAGTATTAG
- a CDS encoding transcription and mRNA export factor SUS1 translates to MVSTTETTDEATLNAIRQRLMETGDWDRIQKLLREQLEENGWVDDLKDLAKEKARAQETPNLENLIKEISETARGMISESTRRDVAQEIEAVLDREVDQA, encoded by the exons ATGGTTTCAACGACAGAGACGACGGACGAAGCTACCTTGAATGCTATAAGGCAAAGGCTCATGGAGACCGGCGACTGGgacag GATACAGAAGTTGCTCAGAGAACAATTGGAGGAGAATGGATGGGTGGACGACCTCAAAGATCTAGCtaagg AAAAAGCTCGAGCGCAGGAGACGCCTAATTTGGAGAACTTGATCAAAGAGATAAGCGAGACCGCTCGAG GGATGATCAGCGAGAGCACAAGGCGCGATGTTGCTCAAGAGATAGAAGCTGTCTTGGATCGAGAAGTGGACCAAGCCTAG